In Candidatus Paceibacterota bacterium, one genomic interval encodes:
- a CDS encoding DUF721 domain-containing protein — MPPPPPRHIPPLGPGKVTPRQRVVAQWRGLDLAPLERAKALRAQPASAIMPRVLSGMRMDHRRAEAEIVKVWNGLLDPTIVAHAQPAGLHKGTLFVAVDSSVWLSEIVRYRRKEILERLQHSFGRDFIRKISFRLG; from the coding sequence ATGCCGCCCCCTCCGCCTCGCCACATCCCGCCGCTGGGCCCGGGAAAAGTGACGCCCCGCCAGCGTGTCGTCGCCCAGTGGCGCGGCCTGGACCTCGCGCCGCTCGAACGGGCGAAAGCCCTGCGCGCCCAGCCGGCGAGCGCCATCATGCCGCGGGTTCTTTCCGGGATGCGCATGGACCACCGCCGGGCCGAAGCCGAGATTGTCAAGGTCTGGAATGGGCTTTTGGATCCCACCATCGTCGCTCACGCCCAGCCGGCCGGCCTGCACAAAGGCACCTTGTTCGTCGCGGTGGACAGCAGTGTCTGGCTGAGCGAGATCGTCCGGTATCGCCGCAAAGAGATCCTGGAGCGCCTGCAGCACAGCTTCGGGCGGGACTTCATCCGAAAGATATCCTTCAGGCTGGGCTGA
- a CDS encoding beta-galactosidase has protein sequence MYFGVDYHPEQWVYPYGGTSENPEAAWERDVELMQTAGINVVRIGEFTWGLCQPEENKFDFAWLQRVMDLLGKAGIKVVLATPTAAPPIWLARKHPEILPVDERGLIKREGTRRAVCLNSDVFWDCSKRIVENMAKALGQHPQLIAWQIDNGLGGNFTEASFNEDARRDWHLWLEAKYETIERLNQRLGLRHWGQVVRNWREVPMPMAAPAVHNPALVLDWCRFCSDTIVQFVRMQADLLHQLTPNRPVTTNLRPLLHRFDHFDLAEVIDFVSIEGRAALRPKSAELACEIDMLRSLKKSGIRTPEGSTGFWVMEQKAGNVTWQEVNSLVRPGVLRMFTYQLVSRGATAIVFFRWRQPRFGSEKFHGAVLPHSARPTSRIFKEVAQLGDEMKLLAPALKGTRVQAEVCILYSHDNDWALQQPMQPNKFFSLREHIQLFYNALHDRNIPVDFARPTEDLSRYKLVFAPSLYLLSGGEADRLKLYVQNGGTLVATFNTGLVDEHNIAPDTGYPHDLTDLFGLEVLEFDQLPPGEENHLTFKGNFPASHMHPARLWCDVIEPKDCQVLATFAKDFYANRPAMTLHTFGDGKAIYIGTQSHQHFYNDLVLWLRQMCNLHPLLKVPDNVEVSLRENEDAKVFFLLNHQSAPLRVQFHKPMHDCLTGNTFSGNYDLPPHGVLVLDEHREGEPPETKA, from the coding sequence ATGTATTTCGGCGTAGACTATCATCCCGAACAGTGGGTTTACCCCTATGGCGGAACCAGCGAGAATCCCGAGGCCGCTTGGGAACGCGACGTCGAGCTGATGCAGACTGCGGGGATCAATGTCGTGCGCATCGGCGAGTTCACCTGGGGCCTTTGCCAGCCGGAAGAGAACAAATTCGACTTCGCATGGCTCCAGCGGGTGATGGACCTGCTCGGCAAGGCGGGAATCAAAGTCGTGCTGGCGACCCCCACCGCCGCCCCGCCCATCTGGCTGGCCCGGAAGCATCCGGAGATTCTGCCCGTGGATGAGCGCGGGCTGATCAAGCGGGAAGGCACGCGCCGGGCCGTTTGCCTGAACAGCGATGTGTTCTGGGACTGCTCCAAACGCATCGTCGAGAACATGGCCAAGGCGCTTGGCCAGCATCCCCAGCTCATCGCCTGGCAGATTGACAACGGCCTGGGGGGCAATTTCACCGAGGCCTCCTTCAATGAGGACGCTCGCCGGGACTGGCACCTGTGGCTGGAGGCCAAATACGAGACTATCGAGCGGCTCAACCAGCGCCTGGGCCTGCGGCACTGGGGGCAGGTCGTCAGGAATTGGCGGGAGGTGCCCATGCCGATGGCCGCGCCGGCGGTCCATAACCCGGCGCTGGTGTTGGACTGGTGCCGGTTCTGCAGCGACACCATTGTGCAGTTCGTCAGGATGCAGGCCGACCTGCTCCACCAACTGACGCCAAACCGCCCCGTCACGACCAACTTGCGCCCGCTGCTCCACCGATTCGACCACTTCGACTTGGCCGAGGTCATTGATTTTGTCTCCATTGAGGGCCGGGCCGCCCTCCGGCCCAAATCAGCGGAGCTGGCCTGCGAGATTGACATGCTGCGCTCGCTCAAGAAGTCCGGCATCCGGACGCCCGAAGGAAGCACAGGCTTCTGGGTGATGGAGCAAAAGGCGGGCAACGTCACCTGGCAGGAGGTGAATTCGCTTGTGCGCCCCGGGGTGCTGCGGATGTTCACCTACCAGTTGGTCTCCCGGGGAGCCACGGCCATTGTCTTCTTCCGCTGGCGCCAGCCGCGGTTCGGCAGTGAGAAATTCCACGGTGCGGTCCTGCCGCACAGCGCCCGGCCCACCTCCCGGATATTCAAGGAAGTGGCGCAACTGGGCGACGAGATGAAGCTGCTTGCCCCGGCCCTCAAAGGGACGCGCGTGCAGGCCGAGGTTTGCATCCTCTACAGCCATGACAATGACTGGGCGTTGCAGCAGCCAATGCAGCCGAATAAGTTCTTCAGTCTGCGCGAGCACATCCAGCTCTTCTACAATGCGCTGCACGACCGGAATATCCCCGTGGATTTCGCCCGGCCGACGGAGGACCTCTCGCGCTACAAGCTGGTCTTTGCGCCGTCCCTGTACCTGCTCTCCGGCGGAGAGGCCGACCGGCTGAAGCTCTACGTTCAGAACGGCGGCACGCTGGTCGCCACGTTCAACACCGGCCTGGTGGACGAACACAACATCGCCCCGGACACCGGCTATCCGCACGACCTGACGGACTTGTTCGGCCTCGAAGTGCTGGAATTCGACCAGTTGCCGCCCGGCGAGGAAAACCACCTCACCTTCAAGGGCAACTTTCCCGCCAGCCACATGCACCCGGCCAGGTTGTGGTGCGACGTCATCGAGCCCAAGGACTGCCAGGTGCTCGCCACTTTCGCGAAGGATTTCTACGCCAACCGCCCGGCGATGACTCTGCACACCTTCGGCGATGGCAAGGCCATCTACATCGGCACGCAGAGCCACCAGCATTTCTACAACGACCTGGTGCTCTGGCTGCGCCAAATGTGCAACCTCCACCCACTGCTCAAAGTCCCCGACAACGTCGAGGTGAGCCTGCGCGAGAATGAGGATGCGAAGGTCTTCTTCCTGCTAAATCACCAGTCCGCGCCGCTGCGCGTGCAGTTCCACAAGCCGATGCACGATTGCCTCACCGGCAACACATTCTCCGGCAACTACGATCTGCCGCCGCACGGCGTGCTGGTGCTGGATGAGCATCGGGAAGGCGAACCCCCGGAGACTAAAGCCTGA
- a CDS encoding D-2-hydroxyacid dehydrogenase, with product MAQIVVLDGFTLNPGDLDWTELASLGPCDIHDRTSPAELLRRAAGAEILLTNKTVLTGEDIRRLPRLKYIGVLATGTNVVDLVAARARGIPVTNVPTYGTRSVAQMTFALLLELAHHAGHHAQTVREGRWTRSADFCYWDFPLVELEGLTLGIVGFGRIGRAVADLASAFGLKVLAADPAAVSTPPFVRLVHLDALFRESDIVSLHCPLTPETARIVNAHSLALLKPGAFLINTSRGPLVDELALADALNSGRLAGAALDVLSTEPPAADNPLLTARNCLITPHLAWATRAARSRLMQIAVENVRAFLQGKPQNLVN from the coding sequence ATGGCCCAAATTGTTGTGCTGGACGGATTCACGTTGAATCCCGGCGACCTGGATTGGACGGAGCTTGCTTCCCTGGGACCTTGCGATATTCATGATCGCACCTCGCCGGCTGAACTCCTGCGCCGCGCGGCTGGCGCCGAAATCCTGCTGACCAACAAGACCGTGCTGACCGGCGAGGACATCCGGCGCTTGCCTCGCCTCAAGTACATCGGCGTGCTGGCCACCGGCACCAATGTCGTGGACCTCGTTGCCGCCCGGGCGCGCGGCATACCGGTAACCAATGTGCCCACGTACGGCACCAGGTCCGTCGCGCAGATGACTTTTGCGCTGTTGCTGGAGCTCGCCCACCACGCCGGGCACCACGCGCAAACGGTCCGGGAGGGCCGCTGGACCCGCAGCGCCGACTTCTGCTACTGGGATTTTCCGCTCGTCGAGCTGGAGGGGCTTACACTTGGCATCGTTGGTTTCGGCCGCATTGGCCGGGCGGTGGCGGACCTGGCTTCGGCCTTTGGGCTGAAGGTGCTGGCCGCAGACCCCGCCGCGGTTTCCACTCCGCCCTTCGTTCGCCTGGTTCACCTGGATGCTCTCTTTCGCGAGAGCGACATCGTCAGCCTGCATTGCCCTCTGACACCGGAAACCGCCCGGATCGTCAATGCCCACAGCCTGGCTCTGCTGAAGCCTGGCGCGTTCCTGATTAATACCAGCCGCGGTCCCCTCGTGGACGAGTTGGCGCTGGCTGATGCCCTCAACTCCGGCCGCCTCGCCGGCGCCGCCCTGGACGTGCTTTCCACCGAACCTCCGGCGGCGGACAATCCGCTGCTCACCGCGCGCAATTGCCTCATCACCCCGCACCTGGCCTGGGCCACGCGCGCCGCCCGCTCGCGGCTGATGCAGATCGCCGTCGAAAACGTCCGCGCCTTTCTGCAGGGCAAACCGCAGAACCTGGTGAATTGA
- a CDS encoding sulfatase-like hydrolase/transferase, with protein sequence MKPITLLILAALLPALPAALQGADAARPNILWLSCEDTSPWLGFCGEKYASTPTLDRLARGGVHYNNAFATAPVCSPSRFAIITGCYATTYGTQRLRSRFPVPHRIEGFPAFLRHAGYYCSNNTKTDYNTRAQERIISAAWNECSGRAHWRNRKPGQPFFAVFNLTETHQGQVFESAPPKLAASQRHDPSRAPLPPYYPDTPTARRTIARVHDCISAMDQHAGEILAELERDGLRDDTIVFFWPDHGQGIPRGKRTLWDTGLKIPLVVYFPEKYLHLAPAAAGSVCDRMVSLVDLGPTLLSLLELPIPAHMQGRAFLGKASAAPREYVFGARDRVDEALELCRSIRDPRYLYLRSYMPHLSWNQPEAYSDQLALRREITRLAAEGKLNAPQLTYAGPCKPVEALYDSEKDPWQIRNLADDPASRPVLERMRKALRDWQIETRDLGFIHEWQAEMMCAAGLPMSKAAHSDKDYPLERVLDTADRVGRPGQASEFIRRLSDADPTVRYWAANGLRSAGREAAAGKDALRKALADESVPVRVEAAGVLVAQFSDGEALQVLTKLLQDPSYIAATHAARTLELLGEKARPAVPAMLEALAANPQAYVRNSLSEGLRALGLEVDSGNRPGKKKGR encoded by the coding sequence ATGAAACCGATTACACTGCTGATACTCGCCGCACTGCTGCCGGCGCTGCCGGCTGCGCTCCAGGGCGCCGATGCCGCGCGGCCCAACATCCTGTGGCTTTCCTGTGAGGACACCTCGCCCTGGCTCGGTTTCTGCGGCGAGAAGTATGCCAGCACCCCAACCCTGGACCGGCTCGCGCGCGGCGGCGTGCATTACAACAACGCCTTCGCCACCGCTCCCGTTTGCTCCCCGTCGCGCTTTGCGATCATCACCGGCTGTTACGCCACGACCTATGGCACCCAGCGGCTCAGGTCGCGGTTTCCCGTGCCCCACCGGATCGAAGGATTCCCCGCCTTTCTGCGCCACGCCGGCTATTACTGCTCGAACAACACCAAGACCGATTACAACACCCGGGCGCAAGAGCGCATCATCTCCGCCGCGTGGAACGAATGCAGCGGTCGGGCCCACTGGCGCAACCGCAAGCCGGGCCAGCCCTTTTTCGCCGTGTTCAACCTGACGGAGACGCACCAGGGGCAGGTCTTTGAGAGTGCGCCGCCCAAACTCGCGGCGTCCCAGCGGCACGACCCGTCGCGGGCGCCCTTGCCGCCGTACTACCCGGACACACCGACGGCGCGCCGCACCATCGCGCGGGTGCATGATTGTATCAGCGCGATGGACCAACACGCCGGCGAAATCCTGGCCGAACTGGAGCGCGACGGGCTTCGGGACGATACGATCGTCTTTTTCTGGCCCGATCACGGCCAGGGCATCCCGCGTGGCAAACGCACCCTGTGGGACACGGGCCTGAAGATCCCGCTGGTGGTGTATTTCCCGGAGAAGTACCTCCACCTCGCCCCCGCCGCAGCGGGGAGCGTCTGTGACCGGATGGTGAGTTTGGTAGACCTTGGCCCGACCCTGCTCAGCTTGCTCGAACTGCCGATCCCGGCGCACATGCAAGGGCGCGCCTTTCTCGGCAAGGCCTCGGCCGCGCCACGCGAATACGTCTTTGGCGCGCGCGACCGGGTGGACGAGGCGCTGGAACTCTGCCGGTCAATTCGCGACCCGCGCTACCTCTACCTGCGCAGTTACATGCCCCACCTGTCGTGGAACCAGCCCGAGGCTTACTCCGACCAGCTCGCACTGCGCCGCGAGATCACCCGCCTGGCGGCGGAGGGCAAACTCAACGCGCCGCAGCTCACTTACGCCGGACCGTGCAAGCCGGTCGAAGCGCTCTACGACAGCGAGAAGGACCCCTGGCAGATACGCAACCTCGCCGACGATCCGGCTTCGCGGCCCGTGCTGGAACGGATGCGCAAGGCGTTGCGCGACTGGCAGATTGAGACGCGCGATTTGGGTTTCATCCATGAATGGCAGGCGGAGATGATGTGCGCCGCCGGGCTGCCCATGAGCAAAGCCGCGCATTCGGACAAAGATTACCCTTTGGAGCGAGTGCTGGACACGGCGGATCGTGTTGGCCGTCCGGGGCAGGCCTCGGAGTTCATCCGCCGGTTGTCCGATGCTGATCCCACCGTGCGTTACTGGGCTGCTAACGGATTGCGCTCGGCGGGCCGGGAAGCGGCCGCGGGCAAGGATGCCTTGCGCAAGGCTCTGGCGGACGAGTCCGTGCCGGTCCGCGTGGAAGCGGCCGGTGTCTTGGTGGCGCAGTTCTCGGACGGTGAGGCGCTCCAGGTGCTGACGAAACTGCTTCAGGACCCCAGCTACATCGCGGCGACGCATGCCGCGCGCACCCTGGAGCTCCTCGGCGAGAAAGCGCGGCCAGCCGTGCCGGCCATGCTAGAAGCGTTGGCCGCCAATCCACAGGCTTATGTTCGCAACAGCCTGAGCGAAGGGTTGCGCGCTCTCGGCCTGGAGGTGGACTCCGGGAATCGGCCCGGCAAGAAGAAAGGGCGCTAG
- a CDS encoding NAD(P)/FAD-dependent oxidoreductase, translated as MSSRCVAVAGGGAAGFFAAITCAEATPGLEVVLLERGPRFLSKVRISGGGRCNVTHACFDPREFAAHYPRGGQALIAPFKTFQASDTVGWFEARGVQLKTEQDGRMFPATDTSQTILDCLVGAARATGVKLIANCGVERVARGSEGGFELQLSDGSTLNCARLLLATGGCRVPALGQLAVSLGHTLEPPVPSLFTFHLETPWIRELAGVSVEAVEASVPGTGLRARGALLLTHWGVSGPAILRLSAWGARELHDCGYRFPLRVNWLPHLPAEALAGGLQSRRNAQPARLVVNAPIAPLSARLWERLVRAAGIPGDTRWADLSRTARHALVQQLQRTELAVAGKSLNQDEFVTCGGVRLGEVNFKTMESRLCPGLHLAGELLDIDGLTGGFNFQAAWTTGWLAGQALASPS; from the coding sequence ATGAGTTCCCGATGTGTGGCGGTGGCGGGCGGCGGGGCGGCCGGCTTCTTTGCCGCGATCACTTGCGCGGAAGCCACGCCCGGCCTCGAGGTGGTCTTGCTCGAACGGGGGCCCCGGTTTCTTTCCAAGGTCCGCATTTCGGGCGGCGGGCGGTGCAACGTCACCCACGCCTGCTTCGACCCACGTGAGTTTGCCGCCCATTATCCACGCGGCGGGCAGGCGCTGATCGCCCCGTTCAAGACTTTTCAAGCGAGCGATACCGTAGGGTGGTTTGAGGCCCGAGGCGTACAGCTCAAGACGGAGCAGGATGGTCGTATGTTCCCGGCGACCGACACGTCGCAGACGATACTCGACTGCCTGGTGGGCGCGGCCAGGGCAACCGGCGTGAAGCTGATCGCGAACTGCGGTGTCGAGCGCGTGGCAAGAGGCTCGGAAGGCGGGTTCGAGTTGCAATTGTCCGACGGCAGCACGCTGAACTGTGCTCGTTTGCTGCTGGCGACGGGCGGATGCCGCGTCCCGGCGCTGGGACAGTTGGCGGTGTCACTCGGCCACACCTTGGAGCCCCCCGTGCCGTCGTTGTTCACTTTCCACCTCGAAACACCGTGGATACGGGAGTTGGCCGGGGTATCAGTCGAGGCGGTGGAAGCATCGGTGCCGGGGACGGGATTGCGCGCGCGCGGGGCATTGCTGCTGACGCACTGGGGAGTTAGCGGACCCGCAATTCTCCGTCTGTCGGCGTGGGGGGCGCGAGAGCTGCATGATTGCGGCTATCGGTTCCCGCTTCGAGTGAATTGGCTGCCCCACCTCCCCGCGGAAGCCCTCGCCGGCGGGCTCCAGTCGCGCCGGAATGCCCAACCCGCGCGGCTGGTGGTGAACGCGCCGATAGCACCACTGTCTGCCCGCCTCTGGGAGCGGCTTGTTCGCGCGGCGGGAATTCCGGGCGACACGCGCTGGGCCGATCTCTCCCGCACCGCGCGGCATGCGCTGGTCCAACAACTCCAGCGCACCGAGTTGGCAGTGGCCGGCAAGAGCCTTAACCAGGATGAGTTTGTCACTTGCGGCGGGGTGCGCCTCGGCGAGGTGAACTTCAAGACGATGGAAAGCCGCCTCTGTCCGGGACTCCACCTTGCGGGCGAGTTGCTGGACATTGACGGCCTGACTGGCGGCTTTAACTTCCAGGCGGCCTGGACCACGGGCTGGCTTGCCGGTCAGGCCCTGGCATCGCCCTCCTGA
- the metF gene encoding methylenetetrahydrofolate reductase [NAD(P)H], whose product MQFIRDIYAAGRAAGRPVISFEFFPPKTDEGDCNLLEKTIPALLQTRPDYCSVTYGAGGSTREKTLMIVDRIQGQHELTAVAHLTCVSATKEQLQDLLAQIRALGVRNLLALRGDPPGGGEFQPVSGGFQFASQLVRFIREQGDFSIGVAGFPEGHLACREGKLADWQHLKNKVEAGADFVLTQLFFDNADFLQFRDHLTRRLGVNVPIVPGIVSILSAAQIKRFTAMCGARIPAPLAAELEALGDDDSAVAQYGIEYATRQCQELLREGVPGIHFYTLNKSAATVRILKNLGLAPQPVAPVASR is encoded by the coding sequence ATGCAGTTCATTCGCGATATCTACGCCGCCGGGCGCGCCGCCGGGCGGCCGGTGATTTCTTTCGAGTTCTTCCCCCCCAAGACGGACGAAGGCGACTGCAACCTGCTTGAAAAGACCATCCCGGCTTTGCTGCAGACCCGGCCGGACTACTGCTCAGTCACCTACGGCGCCGGCGGCAGCACGCGCGAGAAGACCCTCATGATCGTGGACCGCATTCAAGGACAGCACGAGCTGACCGCCGTGGCCCATTTGACCTGCGTATCCGCCACTAAAGAGCAGCTTCAGGATTTGCTGGCCCAAATCCGTGCCTTGGGGGTCAGGAATCTCCTGGCGCTGCGCGGCGATCCGCCGGGCGGCGGCGAATTCCAGCCTGTCTCCGGCGGCTTCCAATTCGCCAGCCAGTTAGTTCGCTTCATTCGTGAACAAGGCGATTTCAGCATCGGTGTCGCGGGCTTTCCCGAGGGCCATCTTGCCTGCCGGGAGGGGAAACTTGCCGATTGGCAGCACCTTAAGAACAAGGTCGAGGCCGGCGCGGACTTCGTGCTCACCCAACTGTTCTTCGACAACGCCGACTTCCTCCAGTTCCGCGATCACCTGACCCGCCGGCTCGGCGTCAACGTGCCGATTGTGCCGGGCATCGTCTCCATCCTGAGCGCCGCGCAGATAAAGCGTTTCACGGCCATGTGTGGCGCGCGCATTCCCGCCCCCCTCGCCGCCGAACTCGAGGCGCTGGGCGATGACGATTCCGCGGTGGCCCAATACGGCATCGAGTATGCCACCCGGCAATGCCAGGAGCTGCTCCGCGAGGGCGTGCCCGGGATTCACTTCTACACGCTCAACAAATCGGCCGCCACGGTCCGCATCCTGAAGAATCTCGGGCTGGCGCCGCAACCGGTTGCGCCCGTCGCCTCGCGGTGA